From a region of the Methanolobus tindarius DSM 2278 genome:
- a CDS encoding magnesium transporter, whose translation MTYYTVKGIVGRGFPILLVTSIIGIFSGQILNIEIDKIVSMPIILVLIPALIKIGGDTGSMLGARLSSSFHMGLGSHLHRSPVVRNSVYAAIIVGLVACVFVSITVWITGMLFDMRISFLTLLALCLLAGTFELLAVFSATIAIAFASHRFGVDPDDTVIPLIATLGDLIGVSGIFMAMHIMNLI comes from the coding sequence ATGACCTATTATACAGTCAAAGGCATAGTTGGAAGGGGATTCCCAATCCTTCTGGTAACATCCATCATAGGCATATTCTCAGGCCAGATACTAAATATCGAAATTGACAAGATAGTATCAATGCCAATAATACTGGTGCTTATACCGGCACTTATCAAAATCGGTGGAGACACCGGCAGCATGCTTGGAGCAAGACTTTCCTCATCCTTCCACATGGGTCTTGGAAGTCACCTGCACAGGAGTCCTGTTGTCAGGAACAGCGTCTATGCTGCCATTATAGTTGGCCTTGTTGCATGTGTTTTTGTCAGTATCACCGTCTGGATAACCGGAATGCTATTTGACATGAGAATCTCATTCCTGACACTTCTGGCACTCTGCCTCCTCGCAGGTACATTTGAACTTCTGGCAGTATTTTCAGCCACTATAGCCATTGCATTTGCATCTCACAGATTCGGTGTTGACCCCGATGATACAGTAATTCCTCTTATCGCCACACTTGGTGACCTTATAGGAGTCAGCGGTATTTTTATGGCTATGCACATCATGAACCTTATATAA
- the gatD gene encoding Glu-tRNA(Gln) amidotransferase subunit GatD, with amino-acid sequence MDYEEGDRVKVEKSGVEYEGIVMPSTTGHIIVKMVSGYNAGIEPEGATVTVVQKKTDMEEAAKKAVNEVKPKKGLPKVSILSTGGTIASKIDYRTGAVTSQFSADDILQAIPELTEIANFSGKAIYNILSENMKADYWQELARAVVEEIKNGADGIIVAHGTDTMMYSAAALSFMIDTPVPIVFVGSQRSADRPSSDNAMNAICAAKVAVSDIAEVTVVMHSESSDDKCSIHRATKVRKMHTSRRDAFRSINSEPIGYVDYSTGEITTGLSYVKRNERELALMDSIEPKCALVKFTPGSSPDILGFFIDAGYKGIVIEGTGLGHVSTDWIPQIERATEQKIPVIITSQCLNGRICDRVYDTGRDILKAGAIEGEDMLPEVALVKMMWTLGQIQNYDDAVDILKQDIRCEINERSLE; translated from the coding sequence ATGGATTATGAAGAGGGCGACAGAGTAAAGGTCGAGAAGTCCGGCGTGGAATACGAAGGCATTGTTATGCCAAGTACAACCGGTCATATTATTGTCAAGATGGTCAGTGGATATAACGCAGGTATTGAGCCTGAGGGTGCCACTGTTACAGTAGTACAGAAAAAAACTGACATGGAAGAAGCTGCAAAAAAAGCAGTAAACGAAGTAAAACCTAAAAAGGGTCTTCCAAAGGTATCCATCCTCTCAACCGGTGGAACCATTGCCAGTAAAATAGACTACAGGACCGGTGCTGTAACATCACAATTCTCAGCAGATGATATTCTTCAGGCAATTCCTGAACTTACAGAGATCGCAAACTTCAGTGGCAAGGCAATCTACAACATCCTTTCAGAGAATATGAAGGCAGACTACTGGCAGGAGCTTGCCAGGGCTGTTGTTGAAGAGATCAAAAATGGAGCCGACGGAATTATTGTTGCCCACGGTACTGACACCATGATGTATTCAGCAGCTGCATTGTCATTTATGATAGACACTCCTGTGCCAATCGTGTTTGTAGGTTCCCAGAGAAGTGCTGACAGGCCAAGCAGTGACAATGCCATGAATGCTATATGTGCTGCAAAGGTTGCTGTAAGTGATATTGCAGAAGTGACTGTTGTTATGCACAGCGAGTCATCAGATGATAAGTGTTCAATCCACCGTGCAACTAAGGTACGCAAGATGCACACATCAAGAAGAGATGCTTTCAGGTCAATTAACTCTGAACCAATAGGATATGTCGATTATTCCACCGGGGAAATTACAACCGGTCTTTCCTATGTAAAGAGGAATGAAAGGGAACTGGCACTTATGGATTCAATCGAACCAAAATGCGCTCTTGTAAAATTCACTCCTGGTTCAAGTCCGGATATTCTCGGGTTTTTCATCGATGCAGGCTACAAAGGCATCGTTATCGAGGGAACAGGACTTGGTCATGTATCTACAGACTGGATTCCACAGATAGAGAGAGCCACCGAACAGAAGATCCCCGTAATAATCACTTCCCAGTGTCTCAACGGCAGGATATGTGACAGGGTATACGACACAGGCAGGGACATCTTAAAAGCCGGAGCAATTGAAGGCGAGGATATGCTTCCTGAGGTTGCACTTGTTAAGATGATGTGGACTCTTGGTCAGATACAGAATTATGATGATGCAGTTGATATTCTTAAACAGGATATCAGGTGCGAGATTAATGAGAGGAGCCTTGAGTAA
- a CDS encoding class I SAM-dependent methyltransferase, translated as MESTIFEIFDGLPRQGPGSNECTEKAFNMISSLPAGAKILDIGCGVGMQTIHLASICKDCHVTATDIYQPFLDKLMENAVKAGVDERISTVCASMDNLPFETGEFDVIWAEGSIFILGFEKGISYWKQFLKKGGYMAVTENTWFTDEPSEEVVEFWQEIYPGIMNIPDTEKVIKAVGYDVIDHFKLPVSVWYEFYDNLEKRVDEISDKYKGNTEAEMILEFNKREIKLFRERPDEYGYAFYIFQKNKL; from the coding sequence ATGGAATCCACAATTTTTGAGATATTTGATGGTTTACCCAGACAGGGTCCCGGTAGTAACGAATGTACTGAAAAAGCGTTTAATATGATTTCTTCCCTTCCTGCAGGTGCTAAGATCCTTGATATTGGATGTGGTGTCGGTATGCAGACAATACATCTTGCCAGTATCTGCAAGGACTGTCATGTCACTGCAACTGATATTTACCAGCCTTTTTTAGATAAATTAATGGAAAATGCGGTTAAAGCAGGAGTTGATGAGAGGATCAGCACAGTTTGTGCATCCATGGATAACCTGCCATTTGAAACAGGAGAATTCGACGTAATCTGGGCAGAAGGCTCCATCTTCATCCTTGGTTTTGAAAAAGGAATCAGCTACTGGAAACAGTTCTTGAAAAAAGGTGGCTATATGGCAGTGACAGAGAACACATGGTTCACAGACGAACCTTCTGAGGAAGTTGTTGAATTCTGGCAGGAAATATATCCCGGTATCATGAATATACCTGATACTGAAAAAGTTATCAAGGCAGTAGGATATGATGTCATTGATCACTTTAAACTTCCAGTTTCTGTCTGGTATGAGTTTTATGACAATCTGGAAAAAAGAGTTGATGAAATCAGTGATAAGTACAAAGGAAACACTGAGGCAGAAATGATACTTGAGTTTAACAAAAGGGAGATAAAACTCTTTAGAGAACGTCCTGATGAATATGGTTATGCGTTCTATATTTTTCAGAAAAATAAACTCTAA
- a CDS encoding pyridoxamine 5'-phosphate oxidase family protein, translating into MTMRRPEKQIADKETLGTILNKSIVCRIGMCRDNIPYVVPMNFAYHGNALYLHAAKEGKKLDMMAENPHVCFEMEYKAEVSPAPTSCGWSMKYYSIIGWGNASILNDPEDKTKALNLLMDKYADETNDSYPDSVLSKTAIIKVEITELTGKFSGYSKPSTCGSGNE; encoded by the coding sequence ATGACTATGAGAAGGCCTGAGAAACAGATTGCAGACAAGGAGACGTTAGGGACTATCCTCAATAAATCCATAGTGTGCAGGATAGGTATGTGCAGGGACAACATCCCGTATGTTGTGCCAATGAATTTTGCATACCATGGCAATGCTCTTTATCTGCACGCTGCAAAGGAAGGTAAAAAGCTTGATATGATGGCTGAAAACCCCCATGTCTGCTTTGAGATGGAATACAAGGCGGAAGTTTCTCCTGCACCGACTAGCTGTGGCTGGAGTATGAAATATTACAGCATCATAGGATGGGGAAATGCTTCCATTCTCAACGATCCTGAAGATAAAACCAAGGCTCTGAACCTTTTAATGGATAAGTATGCAGACGAAACTAATGATTCTTACCCGGACAGCGTTCTCAGCAAAACTGCCATAATTAAGGTTGAGATTACTGAACTTACGGGCAAGTTCTCAGGTTATTCCAAACCTTCCACTTGCGGCAGTGGAAATGAATGA
- a CDS encoding integrase: MLSSAQHYYARKNIGSLQKQTTREIDNCGGPDEIRTHDPRRVNGLLITKMIKKQYAATLNEEWAIHHDSFTKWLQYRDITKSTKRDYYNSLTRFFKNSTVSKPQDLRELLLKDKAERGLRNFMNYFEEEDIDEVAGYTIEKWRRFIKIKQSGVVEIYVTDDEIQDALDACAVDIKPILQLVIFSGNRLSHVHAMVETFDERNVVINGEVAHYPTSAFSKGTKRTFQIFFPTSFIPVLNSIGKPYTYNHYMKKLRHERVTAKTIRKWHLNLMISEGIPESIADFIQGRAPVTVGSAHYLNKVMQAKEAYSKLVKRFDDILQ, encoded by the coding sequence TTGCTAAGCTCTGCTCAGCACTACTATGCTAGAAAAAATATTGGAAGTCTGCAAAAACAAACTACAAGAGAAATAGATAATTGTGGTGGGCCCGATGAGATTCGAACTCATGACCCCCGCCGTGTAAACGGCCTACTGATAACGAAAATGATTAAAAAACAGTATGCAGCTACATTGAATGAAGAATGGGCCATCCACCATGATTCTTTTACAAAGTGGCTCCAATATAGAGACATCACAAAATCGACTAAGAGGGATTACTACAATTCACTAACAAGATTTTTTAAAAACTCAACCGTCTCTAAACCGCAGGATCTACGAGAACTTCTTCTAAAAGATAAAGCAGAACGTGGGCTGCGCAACTTCATGAACTATTTTGAAGAAGAGGATATCGATGAAGTGGCTGGCTATACTATTGAGAAGTGGAGACGTTTTATCAAGATTAAACAATCAGGTGTTGTAGAAATCTACGTAACAGATGATGAAATACAAGATGCTTTAGATGCGTGTGCAGTGGATATCAAACCTATCTTACAACTGGTGATTTTCTCAGGTAATCGGCTTTCACATGTTCATGCTATGGTTGAAACTTTTGACGAACGTAACGTGGTCATTAATGGAGAAGTTGCTCACTATCCAACATCTGCTTTTTCAAAAGGTACCAAAAGGACTTTCCAGATATTCTTCCCAACGTCATTCATTCCAGTACTAAACAGCATAGGTAAACCTTACACCTACAACCACTACATGAAAAAATTGAGGCATGAACGTGTTACTGCAAAGACCATCCGCAAATGGCACCTGAATCTTATGATATCCGAAGGTATACCTGAGAGTATTGCTGACTTCATCCAAGGCAGAGCACCGGTGACAGTGGGCAGTGCTCATTATCTGAATAAAGTAATGCAGGCAAAAGAGGCATATAGTAAACTTGTGAAAAGGTTTGATGATATCTTGCAGTAA
- a CDS encoding Dabb family protein: protein MLKHIVMWKLKESAEGNSKGENAKLMKEKLEALKAKIPEIGVIEVGINAIPSDAAYDVTLYSEFSDESAFKTYQVHPEHLKVAEFVGKINDNRVVVDYFV, encoded by the coding sequence ATGTTAAAACATATAGTTATGTGGAAATTGAAGGAAAGTGCAGAAGGTAACAGCAAAGGTGAGAATGCAAAACTCATGAAAGAGAAACTAGAGGCTCTTAAAGCGAAGATACCTGAGATAGGTGTTATTGAAGTAGGAATTAATGCTATTCCTTCAGATGCTGCTTATGATGTTACTCTTTATTCTGAGTTCAGTGATGAGTCAGCTTTCAAAACATATCAGGTTCATCCTGAACACCTGAAAGTTGCTGAGTTCGTTGGAAAGATCAATGATAACAGGGTAGTTGTAGATTATTTTGTCTGA
- a CDS encoding DUF4209 domain-containing protein, translating to MFDLDWVKEQLEENDNDHIINMIFGSVIAEIKKAKGNEQHSNEIRTYIQSINHPFFAPLDNYSLWIFEQDYKAAVAAAAKFHENATNIANEKMYLFSVANFQISSDIYKSLGKGHLDNVHEIVEDIFETIKVIENRHDLRWNLELLDILYNNLNLLEKTTYEKIISITENGFQYFYDSKNMHLARSYLEIQRKILNKKGTQKELAAIFEKIAITYETDAELRKDEHAVVCAFLKEALGYYELAGNHPKIEEVKLRLKAESQKVEYSKNSVDVKLPMDHINKLISYFSTLEFDKIPLEIALYDEFVPKKKDMMQLTEEILATYPLIGIIPTVTTCDGNDVKACSSPEAIKNHQYRFQYSNHMKFIGVVLNIIFKRLTEKEMFSSEVVFRYLSNNELLVQDDLETAKTGIEAYFKSDYVTCMHILVPKLENIIRNLMYIGGIPTTITDMDGIREGDLGNYLRKEEVQNIVGEDFNDFLKILFIEKDSINLRNRLAHGLLKYIEFNEVFASLILFVYLRLGAVELISEEKSSDSSL from the coding sequence ATGTTTGATTTGGATTGGGTTAAAGAACAATTGGAAGAAAACGATAATGATCACATTATTAACATGATCTTTGGTTCTGTAATTGCTGAAATAAAAAAAGCAAAAGGTAATGAACAACATTCAAATGAAATTAGAACATACATTCAATCCATTAATCATCCTTTTTTTGCTCCTCTGGATAATTATTCATTATGGATCTTTGAGCAAGACTATAAAGCAGCTGTTGCAGCAGCCGCTAAATTCCATGAAAATGCAACTAATATCGCAAATGAAAAAATGTATTTATTTTCTGTGGCAAATTTTCAGATATCTAGTGACATCTATAAAAGCTTGGGAAAAGGGCATTTAGATAATGTCCATGAGATTGTTGAAGATATCTTTGAAACAATTAAGGTTATTGAAAATCGTCATGATTTAAGATGGAACCTTGAGTTATTAGACATATTATACAATAATTTAAATCTGCTTGAAAAGACTACTTATGAAAAAATAATATCAATAACTGAAAATGGATTTCAATATTTCTATGATTCAAAAAATATGCATTTAGCAAGAAGCTATTTAGAGATACAAAGAAAAATTCTAAACAAAAAAGGAACTCAAAAAGAGTTGGCAGCTATTTTTGAAAAAATTGCAATTACATACGAAACTGATGCAGAATTGAGAAAAGATGAGCATGCTGTTGTTTGTGCTTTCCTAAAGGAGGCACTGGGTTACTATGAATTAGCTGGAAATCATCCTAAAATTGAGGAAGTAAAGTTGAGATTAAAAGCCGAATCACAAAAGGTAGAATACTCAAAAAATTCTGTTGATGTAAAACTACCAATGGATCACATTAATAAACTTATTTCTTATTTCTCAACATTAGAATTTGATAAAATTCCGTTAGAGATTGCGTTATATGATGAATTTGTTCCTAAGAAAAAAGACATGATGCAATTAACAGAAGAAATTTTAGCAACCTATCCACTTATTGGTATAATTCCAACAGTTACCACATGTGACGGCAATGATGTAAAAGCATGTTCTTCTCCAGAAGCTATAAAAAACCACCAATATAGATTCCAATATTCCAATCACATGAAGTTCATAGGAGTTGTATTGAATATAATATTTAAAAGACTGACTGAAAAAGAAATGTTTAGCTCAGAGGTTGTTTTTCGATATTTATCGAATAACGAGTTATTAGTTCAAGATGATTTGGAAACTGCCAAAACAGGAATAGAAGCATATTTTAAAAGTGATTATGTCACATGCATGCATATTTTGGTTCCAAAACTTGAAAATATCATTAGAAATTTAATGTATATAGGAGGTATTCCAACTACAATTACAGACATGGATGGGATACGAGAAGGAGACCTTGGTAACTATTTAAGGAAAGAAGAAGTACAAAATATAGTTGGAGAAGACTTTAACGATTTTTTGAAAATATTGTTTATTGAAAAGGATTCTATTAATCTAAGAAACCGTCTTGCACATGGTCTGTTAAAATATATTGAATTCAATGAGGTATTTGCATCATTAATTTTATTTGTTTATCTAAGATTAGGAGCTGTAGAACTTATTTCAGAAGAAAAAAGTAGCGATAGTAGCTTATGA
- a CDS encoding potassium channel family protein, which yields MSPKEIRYVPRNLKDLLIEMKDTSELMVDLAYSAMVYDDEDIAEEVVRLEGKMDTLDYHMKIAAMLSTRRVEEAEEMSGVLQVARASENIANAAGDIAQIVLRDIGIPMELKLAMREAEETITRATVSEDSKLAGMNLEDIELDTEAGMWIIAIRRNDEWIYDPNHATRIRPDDVIFSRGHDEGVPLFIELVTNRKYVPRTMEHERFLIDLERAVDIIVEMKNMGELSVGLAYSALLFDNEDIAHEVKALESEMDSMKHELQHWVLETAKHVPDVNILRGLLQLANSAEAISDAAYTIADTVLRDIDLHPIITIAVRESDEVITKLVVQDCSPIIEKTFGQLKLETETGVHVMAIKRDDRWVYRPNKRTVVKAGDILIARGSHTGEEALFEMCACPFEGEE from the coding sequence ATGAGTCCAAAGGAAATAAGATATGTTCCACGTAATCTCAAGGACCTCCTGATAGAGATGAAGGATACATCCGAACTCATGGTAGACCTGGCATATTCAGCCATGGTCTATGATGACGAGGATATTGCGGAAGAGGTGGTTCGCCTCGAAGGAAAGATGGACACGCTTGACTATCATATGAAGATAGCTGCCATGCTCAGCACAAGACGTGTTGAGGAAGCAGAGGAAATGTCAGGAGTGCTCCAGGTTGCACGTGCATCGGAAAATATTGCCAACGCAGCAGGAGATATTGCTCAGATAGTACTCAGAGACATAGGCATTCCAATGGAGTTAAAACTGGCAATGCGAGAAGCTGAGGAAACCATCACAAGAGCGACGGTTAGTGAAGATTCAAAACTCGCAGGTATGAACCTTGAAGATATTGAACTTGACACCGAAGCCGGAATGTGGATAATTGCCATACGCCGCAACGACGAATGGATATACGATCCAAATCATGCAACCCGCATAAGACCTGATGACGTTATTTTTTCCAGAGGACATGACGAAGGTGTACCACTTTTTATAGAGCTCGTTACAAACCGCAAATATGTACCAAGGACCATGGAACATGAAAGATTCCTTATCGACCTTGAGAGAGCCGTTGACATAATTGTGGAAATGAAGAACATGGGAGAACTGTCAGTAGGACTTGCATATTCTGCTCTTCTGTTTGATAATGAAGACATAGCCCATGAAGTAAAGGCTCTTGAATCTGAAATGGACAGCATGAAGCATGAACTCCAGCACTGGGTACTTGAAACTGCAAAACACGTGCCCGATGTTAATATTCTCAGAGGACTTCTTCAGCTTGCAAACTCCGCAGAGGCAATTTCAGATGCAGCATACACAATTGCAGATACGGTTCTCAGAGACATCGACCTGCATCCGATCATCACAATCGCTGTCAGGGAATCAGATGAAGTTATAACTAAACTTGTAGTTCAGGACTGTTCACCAATTATCGAGAAGACATTTGGTCAGTTGAAGCTGGAAACTGAAACCGGCGTGCATGTGATGGCTATAAAAAGAGATGACCGTTGGGTCTACAGACCTAATAAGAGAACTGTTGTAAAAGCCGGAGATATACTCATTGCAAGAGGGTCACACACAGGAGAAGAGGCATTATTTGAAATGTGTGCCTGTCCTTTTGAAGGCGAAGAATAA
- the aspS gene encoding aspartate--tRNA(Asn) ligase, with amino-acid sequence MTLANLRTHYASQIKPEELGDQKVTVAGWVHEVRDLGGICFVVVRDRTGKSQITLVKKKTDPELLDKARKLVRESVVSVTGSVKPEGKAPNGYELIPDEITLLNEADSPLPMDTTGKVEAELDTRLDSRFIDLRRERTTAIFKVRHEVLKAVRGYLTDNGFIETSSPKVVATATEGGTSLFPITYFDREAFLNQSPQLFKQILMSGGLDRVFEIGPIFRAEEHDTRRHLNEATSIDIEASFCDHFDVMEVLEEMVAYVYEQVIENASDSLGVLDVELKVPQVPFKRVTYDEAIEIVNANTDEMLNWGDDLGTAAEHAIGEYVFKETGESHYFIIDWPTEIKPFYAMPYEDNPILSKGFDMMHRTMELSSGAQRIHIPELLIERIESQGLDPEGFEFYLKAFRYGMPPHAGWGIGCERLVMTMLGTENIRDVVLFPRDRRRLSP; translated from the coding sequence ATGACATTAGCAAATCTCAGGACACACTATGCGTCACAGATTAAACCCGAGGAACTCGGTGACCAGAAGGTTACCGTGGCAGGATGGGTTCATGAGGTCCGTGACCTTGGTGGAATTTGTTTTGTTGTGGTCAGGGACCGTACAGGCAAATCCCAGATCACACTGGTGAAAAAGAAGACAGACCCTGAACTTCTGGACAAGGCAAGAAAACTTGTAAGAGAATCCGTTGTTTCAGTAACCGGAAGTGTAAAGCCGGAAGGAAAGGCACCAAATGGTTACGAACTCATTCCGGATGAAATAACACTTCTCAACGAAGCAGACTCACCACTTCCAATGGACACAACCGGAAAGGTAGAAGCTGAACTTGACACACGTCTTGATTCAAGGTTCATTGACCTCAGACGTGAGAGAACAACAGCAATATTCAAGGTAAGGCACGAAGTCCTCAAGGCAGTCAGAGGCTACCTTACAGACAATGGTTTTATTGAGACTTCCAGTCCTAAGGTTGTAGCAACAGCAACAGAAGGTGGAACATCACTTTTCCCAATCACATACTTTGACAGGGAAGCTTTCCTGAACCAGAGTCCACAGCTCTTCAAGCAGATTCTCATGTCAGGTGGACTTGACAGGGTATTTGAAATTGGTCCTATCTTCAGGGCAGAAGAACACGACACCCGCAGACACCTTAACGAAGCAACATCCATTGATATCGAAGCAAGTTTCTGTGATCACTTCGATGTAATGGAAGTCCTTGAGGAAATGGTTGCTTACGTCTATGAGCAGGTAATTGAGAATGCATCCGATTCACTTGGAGTTCTTGATGTTGAACTTAAGGTTCCACAGGTGCCATTCAAGAGAGTAACCTATGATGAGGCAATTGAGATTGTCAACGCAAACACAGACGAGATGCTTAACTGGGGAGATGACCTTGGAACAGCTGCCGAACACGCAATCGGTGAGTACGTATTCAAGGAAACAGGGGAATCGCATTACTTTATCATTGACTGGCCAACAGAGATTAAGCCATTCTATGCGATGCCATACGAGGATAACCCGATTCTGTCAAAGGGATTCGATATGATGCACAGGACAATGGAACTTTCATCCGGTGCACAGCGTATCCACATTCCTGAACTTCTCATCGAGAGAATCGAGTCACAGGGTCTTGACCCTGAAGGATTCGAGTTCTATCTCAAGGCTTTCAGATATGGTATGCCACCACACGCTGGTTGGGGTATCGGTTGTGAAAGACTTGTTATGACCATGCTGGGTACTGAGAACATCCGTGATGTCGTACTCTTCCCAAGGGACAGGCGCAGACTTTCCCCATAA
- the rpiA gene encoding ribose-5-phosphate isomerase RpiA produces the protein MKERNPTGESPEKKAAGIAAADLVQDGMVVGLGTGSTTAYTIAELGRRVDEGLDILAVVTSYQSEMLAIQTGITLTSLAEHPNLDIAIDGADQIDKGLNVIKGGGAAHTREKVVSRSAERFVVVADESKYSEQLNHYVPLEVLPYAKEYVSQQVCRIGGKPELRLAARKDGPVITDNGNFVIDASLGTIENPVVTAAILSQVAGVVEHGIFTNVDEVYIGKKDGSVEIMA, from the coding sequence ATGAAGGAAAGGAATCCAACAGGAGAAAGTCCTGAGAAGAAAGCTGCAGGAATTGCTGCAGCAGACCTTGTGCAGGATGGCATGGTTGTCGGTCTTGGTACCGGTTCAACAACAGCCTACACAATAGCTGAACTTGGCAGGCGTGTTGACGAAGGTCTTGATATCCTTGCAGTTGTAACATCATACCAGTCAGAAATGCTTGCAATTCAGACAGGAATCACTCTTACATCACTTGCAGAACATCCAAACCTGGACATTGCCATTGACGGTGCAGACCAGATTGATAAAGGTCTGAATGTCATCAAAGGCGGCGGAGCAGCACACACACGTGAAAAGGTTGTTTCACGTTCTGCAGAGCGTTTTGTTGTAGTTGCAGATGAGTCTAAATACAGCGAGCAGCTTAATCACTATGTGCCTCTGGAAGTACTTCCATATGCAAAGGAGTATGTTTCACAGCAGGTGTGCAGGATTGGCGGAAAGCCTGAGCTTCGCCTTGCAGCAAGAAAAGACGGTCCTGTAATAACAGATAATGGTAACTTTGTAATCGATGCAAGTCTTGGAACAATTGAGAATCCTGTTGTAACAGCAGCTATTCTTTCCCAGGTTGCCGGAGTTGTGGAACACGGAATATTTACCAATGTAGACGAGGTTTACATCGGTAAGAAAGACGGTTCCGTAGAAATAATGGCCTGA
- a CDS encoding TrmB family transcriptional regulator: MDEKLLANIGLNKYERTVYWTLLKKGELEASKLSQLSRVPIGKIYEVLSDLNKYGLVEIKPSRPRKYRTVDTKIAFELMYKRKEEEALSELKLLREAFAEIERQLSSGDSPNHVKTIFWPDKFNDDELKETVNSFFEDIEHEICVVTPSKYKPGVSEQYDDSMSVFSKAYLNLAQRGIHVKILDSHSQLLPSIKEIVTSIEDESIKSNVQKFMEIRILETKHDFVIFDSKTLLLDIEDQVDTGTSLGMTQIHDESYTRRFKAKFDDLWTKGKRFDLV, encoded by the coding sequence ATGGATGAAAAGTTACTTGCAAATATCGGTTTAAATAAATATGAAAGAACCGTTTACTGGACGCTTTTAAAAAAAGGAGAGCTGGAAGCAAGTAAATTATCACAGTTGTCAAGGGTTCCTATTGGAAAAATCTATGAGGTTTTGAGTGATTTAAACAAATATGGCCTTGTGGAGATCAAACCTTCAAGGCCACGAAAATACAGGACTGTTGATACGAAAATTGCTTTTGAACTTATGTACAAAAGAAAAGAAGAAGAAGCACTCAGTGAGCTCAAACTACTCAGGGAAGCATTTGCTGAAATTGAAAGGCAACTTTCAAGTGGCGATTCTCCAAACCATGTTAAAACAATATTCTGGCCTGACAAGTTCAATGATGATGAACTAAAAGAAACAGTTAATTCATTTTTTGAGGATATTGAGCATGAAATATGTGTTGTTACTCCCAGTAAGTATAAGCCCGGAGTATCAGAACAATATGATGACTCAATGTCAGTATTCAGCAAGGCTTACTTAAATCTGGCACAGCGTGGCATTCATGTTAAAATTCTGGATTCCCATTCCCAACTGTTACCGTCAATAAAAGAAATTGTTACTTCAATAGAAGACGAATCAATCAAAAGTAATGTTCAGAAATTCATGGAAATAAGAATTCTGGAAACAAAGCATGATTTTGTAATCTTTGATTCAAAAACTCTCTTGCTTGATATTGAAGATCAGGTCGATACGGGTACGAGTCTCGGTATGACACAAATTCATGATGAGTCATATACAAGACGTTTCAAGGCTAAATTCGACGACCTCTGGACTAAGGGGAAGCGATTCGATTTAGTATGA
- a CDS encoding magnesium transporter, translated as MAYDTSDEDEEYEIEVVEEYIGDYGSVRSIVREALPFELMATIGGVISGLILSGMSNELELIPGLIVITPAVLGMRGNISCTLGSRLGSAIHMGLITKIDRNPELVNNVSGSLLLSFIMSVILGITGHIITIALGMQSAGAITLTLIAVLAGVSSGLILSVVAVLLALGMFRFGFDPDNVVTPAIATIGDIVSMVMIFMAAKVVLMI; from the coding sequence ATGGCTTACGACACAAGTGATGAAGACGAAGAATATGAAATAGAAGTCGTCGAGGAATACATAGGAGATTACGGAAGTGTCCGCTCCATAGTGCGTGAGGCGTTGCCATTTGAACTCATGGCAACAATAGGAGGAGTAATATCCGGGCTTATTCTTTCAGGAATGAGCAATGAACTGGAACTAATTCCAGGACTTATTGTGATAACACCGGCAGTACTTGGTATGCGTGGAAACATCTCATGCACCCTTGGTTCCCGTCTTGGAAGTGCCATACACATGGGTCTTATTACAAAAATTGACCGAAATCCAGAGCTAGTCAATAATGTATCAGGCTCCCTTCTTCTAAGTTTTATCATGTCGGTGATCCTTGGAATTACCGGCCATATAATAACTATTGCACTTGGAATGCAAAGTGCAGGTGCAATCACTCTTACGCTTATCGCAGTTCTGGCAGGAGTTTCTTCAGGACTTATTCTCTCAGTTGTTGCAGTGCTGCTGGCACTTGGTATGTTTCGTTTCGGATTTGATCCGGACAACGTTGTAACGCCTGCTATTGCCACCATCGGTGACATAGTATCCATGGTAATGATCTTCATGGCTGCAAAGGTGGTGCTTATGATATGA